Sequence from the Meles meles chromosome 10, mMelMel3.1 paternal haplotype, whole genome shotgun sequence genome:
tccaaaatatttgttatctggctctttacagaaagaGTTGGCTGGTTCCTATTATAGGAGTCCCAAATGGTGTAGGGGTCTCCTCCTATCTTGGGGATACCTTGCAATGATGGATTGTCATTGACGCTAAAAACAACTTCATTTTCAGTAGGTAGGGCAATTGTGCCATCCACATACGACAGTTTAACTTAGCTCCCAGCACCCTAATGGCCAGTGAAAGATTAATCACTGCCTCTAAAAGCACTTAACATATAGCtacaagtggggcgcctgggtggctcagtaggttaaagcctctgccttcggctcaggtcatgatcccagggtcctgggatcgagccccgcatcgggctctctgctcagcggggagcctgcttcttccctctctctctgcctgcctctctgcctgcctctctgcctacttgtgatatctctctctatcaaataaatatttaaaaaaaaaaaaaaaaaaaaaaaaacatatagctACAAGTAATTTAAGTGCTTTGACTGTCTGGAATGtttaaaaaagccaaaaattatactatattatattataatgcTATATGCAATTTTGAAGAGGTATGTAACCACAAAAGGGTAAGGATCAGACTACTGTGATCAGAATACTTAAGTATATTACTCATCATTTTAGTTAATTTATATACTTAGATTTACATTTTAGCAAAACGatgctgcttttaaaaattcatatatccTGTATAAAATACTGAATTTAACAGAAACAGTAGAAAGCACTGTGGAAAGTATGTAGGAATCTTAGACGTCTCTCTAAACAATTTTCTCAGTGAGAACGATCTGCTGAGAGAGGAGGTAGGTGAGGGCTGTAGGGTGATCACTGTCCCTTTCCCGTCGTGAGCAGAGGCCCCGTTAGCATCCAACACCGGGTTCACGACAAACTGAATGCTTTACGTCAATCACGTATGCACTTCCGCGGTTGaacagcctgagccccaaaccGGGCAGTTCTCAAGAAGGGAAACAGTCCAATTCTCATCCTGTTCTGTTTGTATCAGGAGGAGGACGACTAGCACAAGCTCAGTTCTGACAAGTTTTGCAGAGTTTGGTTATCTGGTCCCTGAACCATCTGAAACTGTACGTACGTTTTTGTGTTTATAAACCAATGAGGGTTTCTCTACGAAGCAGGTTTCTAGATTTCTCAGACTGTCAAAGGGGCCTGTGACCACAAAAAGTTAAACCGGATGGCTGCAGGACACAATCGTTACATTGCCTGAGTTGATCCTATGAAAAGATCTTTGACCCAatgtttgcccatttttttccttttatattttcttaaaatggagGAGTGAAGATTGTGTCATAAACTGATCCCGATTCATTATAGTGATTCTATTCAGAACTACATGATTACTTGGCACACATTAATGGTATTTAATCTGTATAAATTGCACAATATCTATATTACTTGTAAAGTTAGCCATGTTCTGAAACCTGTATCAGTTCTGGAAATAAAAAGTTGATGACTAACATGATTATCAAGAAAACCACAGTTATAGAAGGGCTAGTTGTACCCTTCTGCTACAAGTAAAACCAGTGTGTTTAAATTTACATTCCATTTCCAAAAGCTGGAGGattatacatattaataaaataatttaaagtttttcATAAGACACACTGgtaacttctttaaaatttaaacttgaGAAAAAATTTTTATACTTGAGCAGCCCCCAAgttactgaaaaagaaatacaaacgtAGTGTCTAAATTTGGAACGTAGAGGGACAATGATAGGATACATCATTTTTTGCATGAATTTAACAGATAATTAAGCCAGCACTTCTTAGTTACAGATTTTCTAGGAACTTGAAATACCCTAAATGGATAAGGCAGCTGGTTACTTTCTAATTAGTTACTTGGAGtaatattataattcttttttcacTAAAGGTAAAATAGAGTTTGAATAGCTTTCCTGAGGAACCCAAGCTAATTGCTATAAAGGCCTGAATGTGCTTTACAGAAAAAATCAGTCTCTGTGAAAATGATATAGGGGTTATTTAACCTTGAAAATGGTATGATGAATGGGTTTTCAGTTATAGGTATATGGCATTTTTACACAGAAGATGGGAActacagagaggaaaggaaataggCAGGCTTTAAGCCAAGGGAAGGACTTGTTGAAGATTAAGATGGGTTATGAGGATTGTGCCCCCCCCTTCTCCGTGGGGGTTTACAGCCAGAACTGATCACAGTCCCCCAGGATGACTTGATCCTGTTCCTTTCTGAAAGCACTGGCGTGCACTGGGTTATTGCCATACTCTCAGACATCCATCAGATGTTTCGAGTTTGAACTTTTATAACTTCATAAagtataaatgcatatattagttttatttgtttacttttgtgCTGGGAGACTGCCAGACATAATGTCATATAAGCTTTTCGAATGATCTTGGTAGTAAGTGAAAATTGGTCTTATTTCCCACATATCCCTCCCTGCTTAGTTCTGGAAAGTTCAGTGTGCTTATGTAACAAATACAAGGGAAAAAGTACTAGACTAGCCCAAGGATTCAGGTTAGGTAATGATTAAACAGGCAGACACTGGTAGGGCTGgtgttttgagaaagaaaggtGCATCCTGAGTGAGATTAGCTTTATCAGTTACAAATTCATTCTTGGATTTGTTTACtgcaattagatttttttttcaccgtAAGTACTCATTTTAAGTTTATCATTCCTTTTTAGTACTTTAAAAACTATgccttagaaagaaaataagatatttaagatACTGTCTATTTTCAGTCATGGTTTTATACATACCAGAATTTAAAGCTCTTTTGCCCATTAGTCCAACAAAGGAATCTGTTTTATGCCCTGGAAAAATACATTTAGGGGTATTTTAATATGTATGTCTTTGAGGAAATAAACTGTTATAACTAGTACCGAAGAAAAGCAAGCTTTCGAATATATGCctacataataaatacataaccATTTCAAGTTTTGGTGAGCCTGAAGAAATGAAGATTTCTAATAAGTCTTACATTTGACATTAAAACAATACAATGAAAGcacttttcttaattttatatctaaatattaGCAAGTAGAGTTTATTACATTTTACCTGTTTATATACAATGCCTTAAATATTGCTGCTATTTACACTAGTTTTGGTTTTTAGGGAGTCACTTTCACAGTTGGGTGACAGAAATATCCAGTGTGTGTCTTCGTGTACTATGTTGTATTTCTCAGGAACTGAACCTTAGTTAAGTCAGATCTGTGCACCTGATGATTATAAACTTCTAATAGGTcactattttaattttactgCATTTTTAATAATACCAGAAAGGTGTGTTAGTTTAGACATTAATAgagtgtatttattttcattacataGAAGTTAGCTATATATAATTTCCTTGGAAGTCAAATCTTtagaacataaatataaataagatttatatattttcaaagatgAAGCCTTATGAGAAAGGTTACTATTTCAACTCTAGTGGGGAAAGGTCTCTTGCTTTATACCGTATTATTTGAGAATTGGACTGCTGTTTTAATGTGACCTTCTTTGCCAGCCAGTGGACCAAAATCTAAGTGGAGTTGTGGGTGGACCCTGGGGTAAATGCATATGGTTGAGATGGACTCATGGGACTTCCCATCAATTTGAGTTCCATTAACTGGGACACTGGGATCTAATGAACGTCAAGTGCCATAACTCTGCCATCTCTACTGCCCCAAGAAGTGTTTCATTGTACTTTAATAGATTGAGGGTCCCCATTCAATGATGGGATCAAAAAAACTGCATTTCTATCTATCTTTACCTCTATTATGGATTCTGTACTCATTTACTTAATCTTCTTAATTGGCTGCTGGATTACCTTAGATACTGTTATGAGATCTGGCATACTGAAATGTTAAGAGATGTCTAAaaatgcttgtttttgtttttttttttccagtggaagTGGTGGGGGGTAGGAGAGGATGAGGGGTGAAAAAGGAGAGGAATCTCTGGTTAGATTTTTACCCCTGGACTGAAATTCTTATCTAAAACTAACAATTTATAGGAGTTAAAGGATTTCTTCTGGCTTTCTTTCACagctaaaacaacaacaaatatttattatttcacagtttctgtgggtcaggaattcagcaACGGTTTAGCTAGGAATTAAAGGATTTTTAACATAATGCATCATTTTTTAAGTATCTAGGCCTAAgaaacagagttttaaaaaaagtgctcCGGACGTGATTAATATGAGTTTCCTCCATTCTTATActgccttaattaaaaatattaagtccTAAGTTACAACggaaaagaagatataaaatgaaattcaatCTAATTTGCATTTGGTAAATGTCAAAATAATTTGAAACTTACTTTTATGAGAGATCTGGCCATGTcctagaagaaggaaagagaaagttaGCAAGGgcaatagatttattttaaagatgctgTATTATATTTTCAGAagagaattataaaataagttgATTTTTAACACATGTAACATTTCCCATTCATGTGCTATCCTGAGGAATATAGCAGAACCATAAATGCTAACCAAAttattaatgataaaaacaaaatagcaaccaaaaggaatattttaaagtgCTTTCTATGGGCCacagattcaaacccaggactATGAGACCCCTGAGGCCTAACATAATAACTGTTTGGCCACACcacctgttttcttttaagaaacacATCTCCAAGCTGGACCCCCAGGAGAGAGGGATACAAATCTTTATTTCTACTAAAGAGGCATTATCAAGAATCTGTATTTCAGCCCATAAAAGACTTTCTTCACTTTTCCTACATGTGCATTCACAAtagtaaaataaagatttatagaAATGTTTACCATAAAGAGCCTTTAACAGGGCCACTTGTTTTTCAATTGAGGAATCTGACAAAAGATGAATTGGTATTAACTGTTTACACTTTCCATTGATGGTGTGATGAATTCAAGGAAATTGAGTATTTCTATCATGAGACAGTAGGGAGCTAAATCTAATCTAAATCTAACCTAACCCCAAAGGTCTAAAATGGATTTCTGCAGGCGCTTAGACCACTCTGAGTACTACTCCCTGGAGGCCCCATGCCTTCCCCTTTGTCAGTTTGGATCTTGCATCAAGGGAGCACTCAGCTAAGGTTGCTTCCTGCTCTTGACGGGGTCACTCTAATTGTATGGGGCTGGCACAGAACAGTTCACCCTCCCTCAGCCGGCTTGTGCGTTTGTTAGTGGGGTGAGGGCCAGAGTCGCTCCGTGGGGGTATATCCATTTTAGGATGGAAATTTCTACTCAAAGAGCAAAAGAGACAGGGCGCTCTGAGAAGCAGTGAACGAGGACACTGGGCAGGTTgctcagagacagagagggagggatggctgCCCATCTCACCAGCATCCCGTTTGCCCATTAATCCGAAGAACTGCTGAGGCTTGGGTCTCCGGGCGATTCTCTGCAGAAGATGCTCAAAGGGCTCCGGCAGCTCCTCCTGGGGGACAGACGCACAGACAGACGGGCCTGTAGGCCACCAGCACGCGGCGCCAGCCCTGGGCGAAGCTCGGAGGCGGGTGGTGGAGGCGCCAGGGCCGGAAAACCGGCCTGGCAGGGAGGCGGGAGAAAAGCCGGGTTTCCCAACGCGAGGGCTGAGTGGGGTCCCAGCCCTGGAATTTCCACCCCTCCCAGCAAAACTCGTGTCCCCGGGTCCCGCTTTCGCGGGTTAGCGGGAGACGCTGCGTCCCCCAGCCCTGCGCGCTCTCCGCTCTTTGCAGAGCCTGgagacccccgccccccacccactgCTCTGCCGCGCCGCCACCTGACTTTCTCCGATTCTGGCGCGGGCTTTGGAGACGCCTCGCCGCCCTAAATGCACACAGCTGTGTGTCAGGAGTGGGGAAGGAATGCTTTACTAGGGACCTGAACCGCGCCACTTACACTGTTCCCTCGAGGCGCGCTCCCTTGGGCCAATAGCCTGAGAGCCTTGTAAAGGAGTAAAATAAAAGTCAAGGCAGAAGTTAGCTTCCCACCCACCTCGCCCCTCGAAGACGCCAGCAGCTTGCCCTTTGCCCCAGCTTCTACCAGCGTTCGGCGCAcccccttctgcccctgcccagcGTTTCCAAATGCCCGGTCCTTGCAACTAGACTGGAGTCTCCGAAATCCACCTTACCCCGGGATGAAACCTTGTGAGATTTCCAGCCTTGTGGGACCCCGGGCTCATCAGGGAGGGCATCATTCCTCCAGGGAGTTTCCGAGACCCGACGGTGCAGCCCCCGGGAGGAAACTTGGATCGTGGGCACAAAACCTCGTGAGGGGACCCAGGGAATGGCGTTCCTTTACATCcgcaccccccaaccccaccccccaccccgcgctCCTCCACCGCCTCTGGTCGCGGTCGCGGTACCTGACAGGCTAACTAGAACGCTATCCTAGGGAAGTGACAGCGCCCAGGGCCTGGAAGAACGGCGCGGGCTGGGTCTTACCTTGATCTGGTCGCTGTCCGACCAGTCGGACCAATAATTCAGATCATCGCTGGTTCCGATTTCTTCGGCAAACAGTTGAGTGGAAACGAGAAAAAAGACGGCCAAGGCCACGAGGATTTTCATGCTGGATTTCTGGGAAGAACGGGGAAGAGACATTGGGGATGGCTATCCAAGAGGTGGGGCAGCATTATTTTTGGTCGCACAACGCAAGTCGGGGCTGATTGAACCAAGATAAAAAGCCTAAGGGATAACAAGCCTAAAGCATACCTTGTACCCTTTAGGAAAGAGAATCATGCCCCCAAGCTTCTCAAAGCCCCTTCTCCCTGGATCCCAACTCCCTCAGCCTCCAACCCAGCAGTCTACACATTCAAGCTGGGAGGCTCTGCAGGTGGGAAACAAAGAGGGACACTGGCATTTGGGATATCCGTCTCCCCAGTGTCCCTCCGCTGTCCTCCCACTGTCCCTCGCCCCAGCGGCCAGCCGGCACCTCGGAGAGATGCCCCGTGCAGGCACTTACTGCGGCGGGCAGGCCCGCAGGGTTCCTCCGGCAGCTCTGAGCGCACGCGGGGCGCTCAGTACTCGAGGTGGCCGCGGCGGTGGAGGAAGCAGTTGCGGCGCTCTCTTTTGCCGGCTCGGTGCGGCGCGGTATTTATCCAAGGCTCGACGAGTCTCAAGAACCACGTGACACGCTCCCCACGCGACTTTCTGCTCAATATTTAATTAACCGCCTCTTCTCCTTTCGCTTGCGTCTGATTGAGTTTCGGAGACGGTAACCCGTCGGTGCCCAAAACATCTGGACCCAATTGGGTTTGAAATGACGCAATTTTAGGAAAATCAAGATCTCTCCATCCAATCCCGAGCGTCCAGTCTTCTTCCGTCTGCTGATCTGacgccccctcccctctccttcttcgGAACGCGGTTCCATGACACCTGAAATTACTCATCAAAATTGAACAAAGTGACTCATTCCTCGGACTTCCGCAACTTTTTCGTCCCTTGAGACGTCAGGATAAGTTGCACTTTTAAGGATGGCCAAATGACTTAAGGTATTAAGATATTGTCGTCGATAATCATGCTAAGAAGATCATTTTCAAAAGGGGggtgcttttctctccctttctattTCATCTGCAGAGTGTCTTTAAGTGTTTTTGAGATACAGTATCTTCTATGAGCAGAGGATCGTTCTCCCAAATCAACTACAATGCTTGGCGTTTCTCCGAATTGAGAAAGGATTTTCAGTTCTATAGCATTTCAGATGGTGGAAGcagatttattttacattttggaggAAGGAGAATTTAAACGTGGCAATACACGTAGAACTTTTATATCAGTGCCATTCTAGGGTATCTTTTGTTGCAAGCTAGCAaaatcctcttccttctccattccaGGAGCAGGGGTTGGAAGAGGACGTTTTGGCTTCTCTCGTACCCTTTCTCCCTGAAGACTAAGAAACTGGCAAGACAGTGTACAGGATCCTTCCTGGCTGTCATAAAGGACTCTACAGATCATTCATAGATTTCTCCTGTCAATGAAAATAAGTATAGTGAAGATGCTACCTGGACGGTCATTGACAATATGAAACTATTAGACAAATAGCATCTGTACAGAATCAGAGCTTTCCATGAGCCCATGGTTTCACCTTGCAGACACATTTCTTTCATCTCTAAATGAATTAGATGACTTATCTTGAGTGcagttgttttcttctctttactaAGTAAGTActatatttttcaattaattcTGATGTTTTTAGCATACtgcataaaggaaaaaagtgttttttttttttacaattcaGTTAAACTAGTAAATTTTTGCctaatacctgttgtttcttaaatAATCCTGAATTTTGAAATGCCTCCATCTCTATCTCATTTATTTAGGCCCAGTCTTACAAGGTGAGgcattccttttttgtttttctgactttttatGTGGAAAATTCAATACAAAAGTAGAGAGGCTCATTCACTTGAAACAATGTGCAAGTTTTACCCTCCTTATTTACCCTCCACtcagattattttgaagcaaatcctagATATCACTtcaactgtaaatatttttgtcGTCTATATAAatggaaaggattttaaaaaataaaaacagaaccatGCCATTATTAAACCTAAAAACGACATAAAATAAGTCCTTACAATATTAGCTATCCTGTTCATGTTCAAATACTCCTCGTTGTTTCATAAACCCCTCCATCACAGAGTTTAATAGTTGAAATCAGAATTGTAATGAAGTCCATACACTTCACtgatgcatatttttcttttcttcttcttctcctcctttttcctcctcctcctcctcttcttcctcctcctcctcctcttcttcttctcctcctcctcctttttagattttatttttttgaggtgaagggagagaatgagagagtgagcagtcaggagagggagagagaatctgaagtagattccatgctgagcgcagagccccacgtggggcttgatctcagaagctgagatcatgacctgagcccaaaccaagagtcggtcacttaacaACGGAGACAGCCAGGTTCATATATTTCTTAGATGTTCCCTAATCCAcagttcttccctctctctcctccctgcccctgaaGTTTATGGATAAAACTGATCAATAAAGTGTACTACATTCTAGAGTCTGCTGATTGCCTCCTAATGGTTTCTTTaccttttccttctgtcttcttccCTGTTAATTGAGAGTTGTACCTAGAAGCTTGATCCCATGTAGGTTCGGTTTTTCTGACAAGACCATAAGTTGTTATGAAGTGCATGATATCTGGTTGTCTCTCCTTTTGAGATGTTAGCAGATATTGATGATCATTTTCTGGATACACTAATTCATTAGGACTTTCAAAATAATGTTAGTCTGattttgtcatttattctttatttattagcTAGACTATTTCTTCCATATAAAGAGAAACTTTTTTCTCAACAGCTGTTTAGTTACTCCAAAACATAGTCAATTTAGGAAAGATAGGATAACTGCTTGATTACCTCcctttaccaatttttaaaataatgatttgtaAGTTAGCACATTCAAATATGGGCTCCTCTCCCcaaatttaggatttttatgaCCTCATAGATTGAATTACATTTGAAGTATTTTACTCCTCAGAGAAGGATAGAAGGAAGCTTTCTAATTGTTGCTCAGTTTGTTCAGGTGACTTTTCAAATTGGTTCCTGAAATTTTTTATATGACTTAAATGGGCTTTAATGACTCTCTTGTTTTTTGGTCTGACAAGATATTTCAGGTTTAAGTTGTATATGTTCTGTCTCAGACCTGCAATTTGCATTTTaggagattttgtttcttttgaattagAAATGATAATTAGAGATTATAATCTGGGCATTGTGGGTGCATATTGCCACTGAGCTCTTCATTGTTTCAAGACCTTTCCAATGAATAGAGCTGAaaatgtgtatgagtgtgtgggtgtgtataaaattgtgaatgaatgTATACTGACACTTTCTATTCAAATCAGGACACAGTATGATCTTCACCTTGTACCTGTCCTTCTATTTTGCTCCTTTTCTTCCATGCCAAAAAATCCCAGTTCCTGGTGACATCAACATGATTACTCATTTGCTTTATCTCAATACACAATGCCAACATAATTAACAACACAGTTATTAGAAACAGATTAAGAGAttctatttgcaatttttttttttttttgtctttaggaTGTACCATATTAGGTCTCATCAGTCAACTTACTGTGTTTTaagtcacttaaatttttttctctgtttggtTACACTACCAAATTTTATACACATGGTTCATTTGCTCATTTTGCTCTTGAGTTTTAgggattgatttttatatttaatttaactttaacATCATGTAAACTAGAGTGCCAAATGCAAAACATTCAAAACATAATGTATTCCAAGGATGTAGCGTCATTCCCtgtccctctcttttcttctctctagtcacttttgttttttaggttcttAGCTTAATCCttctgttattattgttattgtgtTCTTTTAATATAAGCCAATATGTATTTATATCCTTCTCCAGGTTGTAAAACTCTGTACCTAAAGTGGAGCATTAagattaatttttgtttgtttcttggttgCTGATGTGCTGTATGAGGTAATAATAAACTCAGCTatttcacaatttcttttttgttggctCTTTTATAGGATTGAATAGCAAACAATAATGAGATAAACAATTAGTGAAATAATTCATTTCCCACTTTTTCTATGTCATTCATTAACTGCTACCTTAGTGTTCCTAGTAAGGTCATGCACTTACTGACACACATTCTCCTTGAGCATTACAGGGtttcagatatttttcttctttgttttatttgggaTATCTATGCTCTTCGTTTTAATTCCCAGAATATCAGATTTgtgaaaatatacatataaataaaatagatatgtATGGGAAGTAGAATGGTGAAAAAGTAAGTAGTTAATGTTTATGTTTGTACATTAAAAACTTGCAAGAAAGtatgaagaaaaattataatcatCCATTTTATCATAATCCAAAATGAACCATTGTTGACATCTTCATATGCTGCTCAcaatttttaaggggaaaaaagtcacCTGCTTGTTTATGTAAAATAAGACATATTCTTTATAAGAAATAAAGCAATGAAGAAAGGttcaataatgtatttttaaaaaaattactctgaaCTTAGAAATTGCCACCCCGAGCATTAAATGAACATCATTGTGGAAAATCTTTCTGTGCATATTATATTGTTAGAAGAATAGAGCaatagcagaaaaataaaaattatgaaaataggaTGAGACCCTTGGaagtatttttaatgaaagttaatttatttgtattttatttgacttcagtaaaagtaaaaagaaaagtgaaaagtacTTCTTCACCACAAgatattttttctataaaagtaCCTATTGTTAAAGAACAAATTTTAGGAATAAACATTAGAGGCTAGCATATAACAtttaaaacaacagatatttagACAATGTCTATTTATTCTCTGTTTTGAAAGATGAGGATAATAACCTTCCTCCCATTTCCCCTTCCTTGCTACCTCCCATTTTTTGTAGTTATACAATTATTTGAACATTATTGAGGTTTATAACATGCACATTTGGTTTTACTACCATGCTTTCATTAGTGTCTACTGTTCATTCTATACTTAAGCAAATTCATTGTTCACCACCAGCCTTTTAACCTACCTTTGCCATTCTcgagtttatttttaatcatctctTATTGGCTGGATATCATTGTCAAACACATTTTTTCTCTCAGGAAGAAATCAAACATACTGCATTCCCTGAGTTCTTTCGTGCAGTGAATGTCTGGCAGGGGCTTCTAAGCTCGAACGACGTCTTGATTcattacaatattttaaaattgcattttattttcccaGGATTTTGTGGACAGTGCACCATTGTCTTGTGGAATTTGATGTTATGGAGATTTCTGAGATAGGGCAGTTTTTCCCCTTACTTgtgtgtattttgcttttttgcttgAATATCTGAGGGATTCTTTTCTTTATACTTGACATTCAATAGTTCAATTAGGATATGTCTTGTTGATGATCTTACATCTAATTTTCTTGGGGTGTCGTGAACTGCTTTTGTTTTGCAGAttattctctttcttcatcttagGGAAATTCTATTATCTCTTTGAATATATTGTTGAAGTGGAGATTCCACTTAAGaatattatgggttttttttctttgcatcctgatatatatttatataatattataatatgaataatatttcatgCCTTTAATGTTCCTCCAAATTGCTTTAATTCTTTGCCCTTTTCATCTGCATTCACTTAGATTATCTTAACCCTTTCTTCTTTGtgccagtagttcatttttgtctaCTCTGTACTTGCTGTTTCTAATTTACTTACTGTTTCCATAATTACATTGCAGAGACTCCAGTTTCTTCTTAGGGACTAGTAGTTTCCTTTTTCATGTCATTTGATGGCTTTATTATTTTATGGGTATGCTCTTATTTTATTGTATTCAAGTTCTTATTAAGATGTTCGTAGTATAAAGTAATTGAGGGAATATCC
This genomic interval carries:
- the TAC1 gene encoding protachykinin-1 isoform X6 yields the protein MKILVALAVFFLVSTQLFAEEIGTSDDLNYWSDWSDSDQIKEELPEPFEHLLQRIARRPKPQQFFGLMGKRDADSSIEKQVALLKALYGHGQISHKMAYDRSAMQNYERRRK
- the TAC1 gene encoding protachykinin-1 isoform X8; translation: MKILVALAVFFLVSTQLFAEEIGTSDDLNYWSDWSDSDQIKEELPEPFEHLLQRIARRPKPQQFFGLMGKRDAGHGQISHKMAYDRSAMQNYERRRK
- the TAC1 gene encoding protachykinin-1 isoform X2; this translates as MKILVALAVFFLVSTQLFAEEIGTSDDLNYWSDWSDSDQIKALRLLAQGSAPRGNSEELPEPFEHLLQRIARRPKPQQFFGLMGKRDAGHGQISHKRHKTDSFVGLMGKRALNSVAYDRSAMQNYERRRK
- the TAC1 gene encoding protachykinin-1 isoform X4, whose protein sequence is MKILVALAVFFLVSTQLFAEEIGTSDDLNYWSDWSDSDQIKALRLLAQGSAPRGNSEELPEPFEHLLQRIARRPKPQQFFGLMGKRDADSSIEKQVALLKALYGHGQISHKMAYDRSAMQNYERRRK
- the TAC1 gene encoding protachykinin-1 isoform X5 gives rise to the protein MKILVALAVFFLVSTQLFAEEIGTSDDLNYWSDWSDSDQIKEELPEPFEHLLQRIARRPKPQQFFGLMGKRDAGHGQISHKRHKTDSFVGLMGKRALNSVAYDRSAMQNYERRRK
- the TAC1 gene encoding protachykinin-1 isoform X3, encoding MKILVALAVFFLVSTQLFAEEIGTSDDLNYWSDWSDSDQIKEELPEPFEHLLQRIARRPKPQQFFGLMGKRDADSSIEKQVALLKALYGHGQISHKRHKTDSFVGLMGKRALNSVAYDRSAMQNYERRRK
- the TAC1 gene encoding protachykinin-1 isoform X7; protein product: MKILVALAVFFLVSTQLFAEEIGTSDDLNYWSDWSDSDQIKALRLLAQGSAPRGNSEELPEPFEHLLQRIARRPKPQQFFGLMGKRDAGHGQISHKMAYDRSAMQNYERRRK
- the TAC1 gene encoding protachykinin-1 isoform X1, producing the protein MKILVALAVFFLVSTQLFAEEIGTSDDLNYWSDWSDSDQIKALRLLAQGSAPRGNSEELPEPFEHLLQRIARRPKPQQFFGLMGKRDADSSIEKQVALLKALYGHGQISHKRHKTDSFVGLMGKRALNSVAYDRSAMQNYERRRK